The Solanum lycopersicum chromosome 2, SLM_r2.1 DNA window atttttcttgGCTAATAAGAGTTGAATTTTTGACATTTCCAATTCCCTGCAACGTACTTGATCTTAGCAAGAATCTTCTACTTTTAGTAAAGGCTTGAAGTGATCAAATAAGGAAGAAatgaatttttacttttttagagTGGGAATGTTTTCATATTGGATTATTGGCAAGTCTTTAGGAAAGCTCTAGTTTTGCCCTTTTAACTTCAATAAATCAATATATTTCTATCCCAAACTAGTTGGACAGTTTTATCATTTAATCATAGAAAATAAAGTTATGCTTACAGCATACATTATGTGGTAGAAATCCTAAAGTTGTAATTAATCATGGTGGAGGACCTTGGCATATGATGATTTTGTTTAGTTGTTTCCAACTGTTTGTGTCTGCTCTTGCCTGCTGGTTGTAGTGTTgatattgagaaaatatttcCTAGTTAACTATCTTAATGTTTTTGTTGTTCAAGTTTCTTTGAAGCTTCTTGCACTCATAATGAGGTGATGTCATTATTTTAGTATAGTGCATATTAATGACCttgtcttatgttttattttaggtCTCATGAGCAAATGTCTGTGGACATGATTGATCACATTGTTGATGAGCGTCGTATTGATATTGATTCTGGAACCATTAAAAGGGTCAAGGTAAGatgaattattttgatttatgcTAGTTGATATCATACGAGATGAGAATGGTAATTTGCTTATAACATGTAGTATTTgtcagtttcaaaaaaaaaaaaaaatccctcTGTTTCAACTTGATTGTCCTATTTTGTAGAATGTACCAAATTGTCTTTTaaacttgtggtcttaaacatgctttgtgaaaatttataattaaagagtTGCCATAAAAGGGAagagtcatttttttaaaaaatggactCAAACGGAAAGTAGGACTAACAAActgaaatggagggagtatgaAGTATTTGTGCAAACTTGTATCGTCTCCAGAAGCAATTTGAATTTTAGGTGCTACTCAAGTATGGCAGACACGTGGAACTTTGTCAGCTATTGGCTGAAAGAGAATTTGTATGTGTGGAACTAAAACCTGCAAAGAGATAGCTTCTTTCATTAAATTCTCTTGAGCTACTAGTAAGAAAAAGCTTCTGCTGATTTGCAATGCTCTTCTTTACTATGCTTTTCAATGGTAACTAATGTCAAATTTTAGTGAACGAATTCTTTGACCAAAGTTATGACTATACGTTGGTTGAGATAATAAAGTTATTCACCATTCATGTGAGTTATTATTACTTCATGCAAATTCTATGACCAAGCTATGACTATGTTCGTTGAGATATTCATGTGAGTTACTATTCTTCATACAGCTAAAAGCAAATTGATTGTACATGCCACAAGTCATCATAAGACTTGTTTATATTGTAAGCAGGAAAAATTTTAAACGTGGCCTTTTGACCTCTATATTTGACAGGAAATGATACTTGCTAGTTCCAAGTTTACGTTGACAAAAGTAAGTCCTTCTCTTTCCATTTTCCAGCACATAGTTATCAGGAGGAAAAAAAACGTGATTCTTGCAATTTGACTGTTTTCATTTGACATGCATTTGCACTTCAATCTGGAATTTTTAGCTTTTTCTGCTCATCATTTCACATCATATTCCATTTTTGAAACTTGTGCACTGCTTCAATTTGATTGATTAATATGTAGAGCTCAAGGGAGAAGCAGTTCTTATATGATATTGTGGCTAATGGTCGAAATGGAGTCGATGTTGACAAGTTGGTTTCTAAACTATAGAttattctcttctcttttttttccaacCTATTCTTTTCCAGCTTTCACCGGATGAAGCTTTCTTTGGTTTGCAGGTTTGATTACATTGTCCGAGATAGCCGTGCGTGTGCAGTAGGATGCAATTTTCAATTTGAGAGGTCTTCTCTTTCATCTTTTTGTCTATTGTGAATCGACATCTTTTCACAAATATCGAGAGAAAGGGAAAATAATTCTTTACCGTGAACTGTATTCATTTTCTGTAGGTTGATGGAAACTATGAGAGTATTGGGAGATGAGATATGTTATCGAGCCAAAGATTGTTAGTACTCAACTCTAACcaatatcttatttatttttgtttgacttCTGGTCTTATTATTTGTGTGGATAAATCCTCAGATTTAACCATCCACAAGTTATTTGCCACACGAGCTGATCTACACAGAACTGTTTATACTCACGCTAAAGTGAAGGTACATAGCTAATTTGACGAAGTTGTGCACTGATTTTCTCACCAGCATATCTGAAATGTGGAAGTTATCATTTTGTATGTCATATTTAAGTATGTACacattttcaatttgttttccCATATCATTGTACAGGCAATAGAGCTTATGATTGTAGATGCACTAGTGAAAGCAAATGATTATCTACACATATCATCACATATAGAGCATCCTTCTCAATACTGGAAGGTCGGCATGGTCTTTTTGTTAGCTTCAACCTCCTTAATTCATGGAACCATGAAAATAATTTCTCTGTGTATGTGGAAGTAGTTAGATGACACCATTTTAAAAACCATCGAGACTGCTCCAGACCCGGAACTGAAGGAATCTAGGGATTTGATCCTTCGTGTCCGAAGGAGAGATTTGTACCAGGTACTGAGGTTATCTAATGGGTGTTGATTAAGCAGGTTATATGAGTATTATGGGATGTTTGAAGTTTACGGGTTAATTCTTGTTTTTGCACATTGCAGTTCTGTAATGAGTATGCTGTCCCAAGAGACAAAATAGAGCATTTCAAGGATGTCACGGCACATGATATTGTCTGTTCGCAGGTAGCTAACATATAGTAGTCTGTTTTTGGGAGTCTTTAATATTTCTATGGTAATAATCATTATCTTACAGAAAAGTAGCAGTGAGACACTTAATGAAGAGGATGTTGCTGTGACCAATGTCAGGATAGATCTGACACGCGGGAGGCATAATCCGCTTGAAAGGTTGGTCAAAATGGGTCATCCTATGCAGTTCTTGCACTTGCATGCAATTTCTCTATCCCTCTCCTCCACTTTTATTATCATTCTGAAcctttcaatttattttctttgtatgcTGGTTGGACGTGTTGCCTCTGCCAGTATCCATTTTTTCAAGGTACAGACTATGGGTTCTACAAGTTTGATCATCAAAATCTATTACTTTTCTTGTCTGCATGTTTTTCATCTTTCCCGACCTCACTCTTAATGATTTGATTGAAATTCAGGATTATGAAAGTGAGGAGAAGTTCTCTATACCTGATGATCGCATCAGCCACTTGCTGCCATCATCATATCAAGATATGATTGTGAGAGTCTACTCCAAAAAGCCCCACCTGGTCTGTCCAGATAACGAGTATGCATTTGTTTTTTGCGTTCTTCTCCATCAAAGTCTGATCTCAGTTTTTTTGTATCCTACTCAAATTTTCAGGTGGAAGCTATTTCTGATGCATTTGAAAATTTCCAGTTAAAGACTTATGGAATAAAAGCACAGGTTCATGCAACACCTGAGAAGAAAAAACGCCGTGTATGATATTTCCCCAGTCATCACTACAAAATCCACAGTAGATATATGTGATTATAGTATATCTCAAGCAACATATTACAGTCCATTTGTACAGAAGTCTTTAAATGACACGTGAAAGGCCTCTCAAGAGTTATACTAGAGTTTTTGTAGAAAGTTGCTACCATTTACTGGATATGATAATATCCTCCGAGTACTCTCAACAATTTCTTGTATCCTAGCATTACTCGAAAAATGGATTTCTTGGTATAACCGACTTCTGAATATTACAGAAGCTGATGCTTTTATAATACCTTCTCTTTCTACTTGGTGGTTGGTGAATGAATATATGTTAAGAGGATTTGATGTAGCTAAAGTTTGTTTATGTGCTGGTTTTTGAAGGAAAGAGCAACAGTTCTATTCATGATGAGTACCATCTATGAAAATAAAGTTGCAACTGCGAAAGGTAACTAAAACTCTGAGATTCATAACTTAGTGTTGTAGCAAGAAGCAATATTTGATGGAGGTTACGTATATTCTTGGCATTCTTTTATTTCTGCCGCATATAGAAAAGTATTCATCTCTATACTCggttatattgtttttttatcttcttcgCTTCCTTATTTTTTCAGGGTTTTATAATTGTTGATCCTTCTAGATTCAGAATCcattttgataaaaagaaaaaaaaaaacaaattgaatCTGCCCTTGCGCTTGCATAATTTCCATATAAATGTGATCCAGAGACTAAGCATCAAATGCCCAAGCAGTGCCTTGTCGTCTCATTAACTTTACTATGCACGTATTTCTGGTATGTTGTACTTAGCAGGTTTTTAGTGGCATCTCCTATAATCGTAAGCGTGATGTATATAACTTTGCAATTTGCCTGTGGAAAATATATTGTTGTGACACGCCATATCCAGATTAGAGCTTCGCAGAAGTGACAACCGCTATTTTGCACAAGGTATGAATTTGATTTCAGATGTATCTTCATGCAACTGAACATGGACTCTGTTTGTTGAAAGTTAGAAGTCAAAACTCTGCTTTGTCCGTTGGGTTTTTGGAAAAGATGGATTTATAAAACAATTGGGCAATAGCAAGAGAATTATTAGTTCGGATTATGAATTTAGAGtgatggaagaaaaataaacacaTATATTGCTCCACAGTTAGTTATTGAAGTGAGTGGAAGGTAAAATGGTACCTTTTGGATTAATCCTGG harbors:
- the LOC101249513 gene encoding uncharacterized protein; amino-acid sequence: MGAFSNEELSFSSNFDFASSQDLRFSKQIHDNVHGNIYIDPLYLKFIDTEQFQRLRDLKQLGVTHMVYPGAVHSRFEHSLGVYWLANEAVHKLKTHQGMELGIDHFDIQTVKLAGLLHDIGHGPFSHLFEREFLPQVCNGLDWSHEQMSVDMIDHIVDERRIDIDSGTIKRVKEMILASSKFTLTKSSREKQFLYDIVANGRNGVDVDKFDYIVRDSRACAVGCNFQFERLMETMRVLGDEICYRAKDYLTIHKLFATRADLHRTVYTHAKVKAIELMIVDALVKANDYLHISSHIEHPSQYWKLDDTILKTIETAPDPELKESRDLILRVRRRDLYQFCNEYAVPRDKIEHFKDVTAHDIVCSQKSSSETLNEEDVAVTNVRIDLTRGRHNPLESIHFFKDYESEEKFSIPDDRISHLLPSSYQDMIVRVYSKKPHLVEAISDAFENFQLKTYGIKAQVHATPEKKKRRV